The following are from one region of the Rhodopirellula sp. P2 genome:
- a CDS encoding (Fe-S)-binding protein — protein sequence MQHDIPLDSSGPNADAMAEAVSTCIRCGFCLSACPTYDVLQRESDSPRGRIILMKEVLEGSMPADEAAPHLDACLGCLACEPACPSGVSYRHLLSPYRSLVRNRTSVAWPQRLQRWLTAQTLPYPKRFRFAARMGLIGKTFSALVPSVLRPMLDLLPETLPAAKELQSRYAPIGEQVGRVALLAGCAQQVLAPQINAATIHVLRHIGLEVMVPTEQSCCGSLAWHVGDGDRAAKFARNNVRAFSSDSLSIDAIVTNAAGCGSGMQEYGMILRGTDIESQATALAKTVKDVSVVVCEHADRLRLRRPGLVHESEAVVRVAYHDACHLANAQGVRVQPRELLRRVPDVELVDVAEAHLCCGSAGTYNLDQPETADELGRRKAKAVMATGAPIVVSGNIGCLTQLQTHLNSMATEAHPAPRVMHTMEFLSACLDDPVSR from the coding sequence ATGCAGCATGACATTCCCTTGGACAGCTCGGGCCCCAACGCGGACGCGATGGCTGAAGCCGTCAGCACTTGCATTCGTTGTGGTTTTTGCTTGTCTGCCTGTCCGACCTATGACGTCTTGCAGCGTGAATCGGATTCGCCGCGCGGTCGCATCATTCTGATGAAAGAAGTGTTGGAAGGTTCGATGCCTGCCGACGAAGCGGCGCCTCACCTGGACGCTTGTTTGGGTTGCTTGGCGTGTGAGCCGGCTTGTCCTTCGGGCGTGTCGTACCGGCACCTGCTGAGTCCGTATCGTTCGCTTGTTCGAAACCGCACTTCGGTCGCTTGGCCACAAAGGTTGCAGCGATGGTTGACTGCTCAAACGTTGCCATACCCCAAGCGGTTTCGTTTCGCGGCGCGGATGGGATTGATCGGCAAAACGTTCTCTGCTTTGGTCCCTTCGGTCCTGCGTCCGATGTTGGATCTGCTGCCGGAAACCTTGCCCGCTGCCAAGGAACTGCAGTCCCGCTACGCACCGATTGGTGAGCAGGTCGGCCGCGTCGCGTTGTTGGCCGGATGCGCGCAACAGGTCCTGGCACCTCAAATCAATGCAGCCACGATCCATGTGCTGCGGCACATTGGTTTGGAAGTGATGGTGCCAACCGAGCAGAGTTGCTGTGGTTCGCTGGCCTGGCATGTCGGCGACGGTGATCGAGCGGCCAAGTTCGCTCGCAACAACGTCCGTGCGTTTTCCAGTGACTCTCTGTCGATCGATGCGATTGTCACCAACGCCGCCGGTTGCGGATCGGGCATGCAAGAGTACGGCATGATCTTGCGTGGCACGGACATCGAGTCGCAGGCGACGGCATTGGCTAAAACGGTGAAGGACGTTTCCGTGGTGGTGTGCGAGCACGCGGATCGGTTGCGTTTGCGACGGCCTGGATTGGTCCACGAGAGCGAGGCCGTGGTGCGGGTGGCCTATCACGACGCGTGTCATCTGGCCAACGCTCAGGGTGTGCGAGTGCAACCTCGTGAGTTGCTTCGCCGAGTTCCGGATGTGGAGCTGGTGGACGTTGCGGAGGCGCACTTGTGTTGTGGTTCAGCGGGGACCTACAACTTGGATCAACCTGAGACGGCGGACGAACTCGGGCGTCGAAAAGCCAAAGCGGTGATGGCAACGGGAGCCCCGATTGTGGTCAGCGGCAACATCGGTTGCTTGACGCAATTGCAGACGCATCTGAATTCCATGGCGACAGAGGCTCATCCGGCACCACGGGTGATGCACACCATGGAATTTTTGAGTGCTTGCTTGGACGATCCCGTGTCGCGTTGA
- a CDS encoding FAD-binding oxidoreductase — protein sequence MSESESTSSSAMPDSIEAPESVRHWVELIRDWKASSAGDHLIPVGRCSKPGLSLANLGQGAGSKIGSTACSLRRVSTRNLSGILQHDPSEFTISVASGTPLEEVIAALAKHGQTLPFNPPRAELGASIGGCVASGWSGPGRWRYGGLRDFILAASFLDGLGNEVHTGAPVVKNAAGFDFPKLMVGSLGRLGVLTRLTFKVFPQSVEPQTWVIQCGDLALAALHMQTLTRLPIELDAIELCPPGMIDPEDWCIVLRVPGPTSVAESIMDRVRGNLREAVAWELSEQQSQELWSQLLDVPGEVSVRIPITPRQIETAVESFPKQLTQRGWKLHFGLAGNVMFVTGAGELAVLDAWLMEHALAGLVLDAGDANPLGTQIGMWRHDEVVVRVSRAIDPHQCFAPFQFGESKHTQRTEA from the coding sequence GTGAGTGAATCCGAATCCACCTCCTCATCTGCCATGCCAGACAGCATCGAAGCTCCAGAATCCGTGCGGCACTGGGTCGAGCTGATTCGCGATTGGAAGGCTTCGTCCGCCGGGGATCATTTGATTCCGGTTGGTCGATGCAGCAAGCCTGGGTTGTCGCTTGCCAACCTTGGGCAGGGGGCTGGTTCGAAGATCGGATCAACAGCCTGTTCGCTACGGCGAGTTTCCACACGAAATCTGTCTGGGATCCTTCAGCACGACCCTTCCGAGTTCACCATCTCGGTCGCCTCGGGAACGCCGCTTGAAGAAGTCATCGCCGCGCTAGCAAAGCACGGTCAAACCCTGCCCTTCAATCCGCCCAGAGCGGAACTGGGAGCATCGATTGGTGGTTGCGTTGCCTCGGGATGGAGCGGTCCCGGTCGCTGGCGATACGGAGGCCTGCGCGACTTCATCTTGGCCGCCTCGTTCCTGGATGGACTGGGCAACGAAGTTCACACCGGCGCCCCCGTGGTCAAGAACGCCGCCGGGTTCGACTTTCCAAAGTTGATGGTCGGAAGCCTCGGTCGATTGGGTGTGTTGACGCGATTGACGTTCAAGGTTTTTCCTCAATCCGTCGAGCCGCAAACCTGGGTGATCCAATGTGGCGATCTCGCGTTGGCCGCCTTGCACATGCAAACGCTCACTCGATTGCCGATTGAACTTGATGCCATCGAGTTGTGTCCGCCTGGAATGATCGATCCGGAAGACTGGTGCATCGTGTTGCGGGTTCCCGGGCCTACCTCGGTGGCGGAATCCATCATGGATCGCGTGAGGGGCAATCTTAGAGAGGCGGTCGCGTGGGAATTGTCCGAGCAGCAATCCCAGGAATTATGGTCGCAGCTGTTGGATGTCCCAGGCGAAGTCTCCGTTCGCATTCCGATCACGCCGCGGCAGATTGAAACGGCGGTGGAGTCGTTTCCCAAGCAGTTGACGCAACGAGGATGGAAGCTGCATTTCGGTCTGGCGGGCAATGTCATGTTCGTGACGGGGGCCGGTGAACTGGCGGTGTTGGATGCTTGGTTGATGGAGCATGCATTGGCGGGCTTGGTACTCGACGCCGGCGACGCGAACCCCCTTGGAACTCAAATCGGAATGTGGCGGCACGACGAAGTGGTTGTGCGTGTGTCACGGGCGATCGATCCGCATCAATGCTTTGCACCGTTCCAGTTCGGCGAGTCAAAGCACACACAACGCACGGAGGCCTAA
- a CDS encoding FAD-binding oxidoreductase translates to MKSGDLTGLAELFPADRFRTDSAAQAAFESDGLLAYTARPRGVVFPETADEVVSAVRWCYEHHVPVVARGSGTGLSGGAMPHRDGIVIALNRLNRILHVDPVERTATVQCGVVNLAVSQAARPHGLYFAPDPSSQSVCTIGGNIAFNSGGAHCLKYGMTAGHTLAMDVVLGDGTVTSIGGSSLEHAGPDTTGFFCGNEGMLGITLQATLRLLPLPEVFHTVLVGYDDIRAAGNAVGAIIAANLLPGAMEIMDAMSIRAAEAAVACGYPKNANSVLIVELEGSAERVAMEKKILAEVIASTQPSAVEIAANDAERLAIWKGRKSVFSAAGRLSPDFLVQDGVVPRRRLGEALERIEAMSRECGVPVANVFHAGDGNLHPLIMYDGKIPGAFDKANEFAHAILRLCIEMGGSITGEHGVGVEKRSVFAEMFDEPTIDLMHRVRAEMDPHEICNRGKMFPDAESPALSTSGLHPLEKAGVIFRE, encoded by the coding sequence GTGAAATCCGGCGACCTGACTGGTTTAGCAGAGTTGTTCCCCGCCGATCGGTTTCGGACCGACTCGGCGGCTCAGGCGGCATTCGAATCAGACGGGTTGCTCGCTTACACCGCTCGGCCTCGCGGCGTGGTCTTTCCCGAGACCGCTGACGAGGTCGTTTCGGCGGTGCGTTGGTGTTACGAGCATCACGTGCCAGTGGTTGCGCGAGGAAGTGGCACGGGCCTCTCCGGGGGCGCGATGCCGCATCGTGACGGGATCGTGATCGCGCTGAATCGGCTGAACCGTATCTTGCACGTTGACCCCGTCGAGCGAACCGCGACGGTCCAGTGCGGGGTGGTGAACCTCGCCGTTTCCCAGGCCGCTCGCCCGCATGGTTTGTACTTCGCGCCGGATCCGTCCAGTCAATCCGTGTGCACGATTGGTGGCAACATCGCGTTCAATTCCGGTGGTGCGCACTGCCTGAAGTATGGCATGACCGCAGGGCACACCTTGGCAATGGATGTGGTGCTGGGCGATGGGACCGTGACCAGCATCGGTGGATCGTCGTTGGAACATGCTGGCCCGGACACCACGGGTTTCTTTTGTGGCAACGAAGGCATGCTGGGGATCACGTTGCAAGCGACGTTGCGATTGTTGCCGTTGCCGGAAGTTTTCCACACCGTTTTGGTGGGGTACGACGACATCCGGGCCGCCGGGAATGCGGTCGGCGCGATCATCGCTGCGAATCTGTTGCCGGGGGCGATGGAAATCATGGACGCGATGTCGATTCGCGCCGCTGAAGCCGCCGTGGCCTGTGGCTATCCCAAGAACGCCAACAGCGTGTTGATTGTGGAGCTGGAAGGGTCTGCGGAACGCGTTGCGATGGAAAAGAAAATCTTGGCTGAAGTGATCGCCAGCACCCAACCGTCCGCGGTCGAGATCGCTGCCAACGACGCCGAACGATTGGCGATTTGGAAAGGCCGCAAATCGGTGTTCTCTGCGGCGGGGCGATTGAGCCCTGACTTCCTTGTTCAGGACGGCGTCGTTCCGCGGCGGCGTTTGGGAGAGGCCCTCGAGCGAATCGAGGCGATGAGCCGCGAATGTGGTGTGCCGGTCGCGAATGTTTTTCATGCGGGCGACGGCAACCTGCACCCGCTGATCATGTACGACGGGAAAATCCCCGGTGCCTTCGACAAGGCCAATGAGTTTGCGCATGCAATCCTTCGGTTGTGCATCGAAATGGGCGGTTCCATCACGGGCGAGCACGGCGTTGGCGTCGAGAAGCGGAGTGTCTTCGCCGAGATGTTTGACGAACCCACGATTGATTTGATGCACCGCGTGCGAGCCGAAATGGACCCTCACGAGATTTGCAATCGCGGCAAGATGTTTCCGGATGCCGAGTCCCCTGCCCTGTCCACGTCCGGGTTGCATCCCTTGGAAAAAGCGGGGGTGATCTTCCGTGAGTGA
- a CDS encoding Gfo/Idh/MocA family protein, translated as MKPLNIGLIGYGFMGRTHTNGYRQAPRFFDLEYHPVLKAVCARNEEKAKAFAEQQGYESVETDWRKLLERDDIDAVDVCTPNNLHKEISIAAAEAGKMVLCEKPLAMNTAEGIEMCEAVEKAGVRNMVWYNYRRVPAVTLAKQLIDEGRLGKIFHYRANFLQDWTINADVPQGGAATWRLDAEAAGSGVTGDLLAHCIDAALWLNGGIQDVSAVTETFVKERVHAETGKKTPVKIDDACAFLCHFDNGSLGVFESTRYARGHKALNTLEINGEFGSLRWDLHDLHRLEFFDHNDDSIVRGWRSIHVSDGDHPYMANWWVPGLQIGYEHTFVHQVADFLKSLESDQPAAPTFRDALETQRVCDAVLDSAATRSWKDVK; from the coding sequence ATGAAACCTCTGAACATTGGCCTGATCGGCTACGGCTTCATGGGCCGAACGCACACCAACGGGTACCGTCAAGCTCCGCGTTTCTTTGACCTGGAATACCATCCCGTCTTGAAAGCCGTTTGCGCTCGCAACGAAGAGAAGGCCAAAGCCTTCGCGGAACAGCAAGGTTACGAGTCGGTGGAAACCGATTGGCGCAAACTGCTCGAACGCGATGACATCGACGCGGTCGACGTTTGCACGCCCAACAACCTGCACAAAGAAATCTCGATTGCCGCTGCCGAAGCCGGCAAGATGGTTCTGTGCGAAAAGCCCTTGGCGATGAACACCGCCGAAGGCATTGAAATGTGCGAAGCGGTTGAGAAGGCCGGCGTTCGCAACATGGTTTGGTACAACTATCGCCGGGTCCCGGCCGTGACGTTGGCCAAGCAATTGATTGACGAAGGTCGGCTCGGCAAGATCTTCCATTACCGTGCCAACTTCTTGCAGGACTGGACGATCAACGCCGACGTTCCTCAAGGCGGTGCGGCAACCTGGCGTTTGGATGCGGAAGCCGCCGGCAGCGGCGTGACCGGCGACCTGTTGGCTCACTGCATTGACGCCGCGTTGTGGCTCAACGGCGGGATCCAAGATGTTTCTGCCGTGACGGAAACGTTTGTCAAGGAACGGGTGCATGCGGAAACCGGCAAGAAGACCCCGGTCAAAATTGACGACGCTTGCGCCTTCCTTTGTCACTTCGACAATGGTTCGCTCGGGGTGTTCGAGTCGACTCGTTACGCTCGCGGTCACAAGGCGTTGAACACGCTGGAAATCAACGGTGAGTTCGGCTCGCTGCGTTGGGACTTGCACGACTTGCATCGCTTGGAGTTCTTCGACCACAACGACGACAGTATCGTCCGCGGTTGGCGCAGCATTCACGTCAGCGATGGCGACCACCCTTACATGGCCAACTGGTGGGTTCCAGGATTGCAGATCGGCTATGAGCACACCTTCGTGCACCAAGTGGCTGATTTCTTGAAGTCCTTGGAATCGGACCAGCCCGCCGCGCCGACTTTCCGCGATGCACTGGAAACCCAGCGTGTTTGCGACGCCGTGCTGGACAGTGCCGCAACGCGCAGCTGGAAAGACGTGAAGTGA
- a CDS encoding sugar phosphate isomerase/epimerase family protein, whose translation MSQHPNSFPKLHNAAWPGVVGKGDDDANPIIPLDEMLDLTAAAEVDGRKFDGVDLFLFSPHVSIDADDAELEALAEKVRSRSLNIGTVVAPVWEPTGGGSAGGSPEEVEAFLKQVRKGCEIGKKLRELGVRPYGCIRLDSAMGVADWVKDPEANQSKIADTFKAACDIAEEYDERLAAEGEICWGGMQSWKKMVDLLERVGHPERFGFQADMAHTLLYLLGYNAPEDAILPQDFDWADKEKKAAALKELTHALRPWTIDFHVAQNDATVHGTGSHDKTGRHCLPNDPNGKLDIATDAGYWLRDEHGDVLQTCKHICWDGCMFPNDVMHKPETWNEILAAMLSVQDAHGWNE comes from the coding sequence ATGAGCCAGCACCCGAACTCGTTTCCAAAATTGCACAACGCTGCGTGGCCCGGAGTGGTCGGCAAGGGCGACGACGATGCCAACCCCATCATTCCCTTGGATGAAATGCTTGACCTCACCGCTGCGGCGGAAGTGGACGGGCGGAAGTTCGACGGCGTCGATCTGTTTTTGTTTTCGCCTCACGTGTCCATCGACGCGGACGATGCGGAACTGGAAGCCTTGGCCGAGAAAGTTCGCAGCCGATCATTGAACATCGGCACCGTGGTCGCTCCCGTCTGGGAACCCACCGGCGGCGGCAGCGCGGGCGGCAGTCCCGAAGAAGTCGAAGCGTTCTTGAAACAAGTTCGCAAGGGCTGCGAGATCGGCAAGAAGTTGCGTGAACTTGGCGTGCGTCCGTATGGCTGCATTCGCTTGGACAGTGCGATGGGTGTGGCGGATTGGGTCAAAGATCCCGAAGCCAACCAGAGCAAGATCGCCGACACGTTCAAAGCCGCTTGCGACATCGCCGAAGAGTACGACGAACGCCTCGCCGCGGAAGGCGAAATCTGCTGGGGTGGCATGCAGTCTTGGAAGAAGATGGTGGACTTGCTCGAGCGAGTCGGTCATCCCGAACGATTTGGTTTCCAAGCCGACATGGCGCACACGTTGCTGTACCTGCTTGGTTACAACGCACCGGAAGATGCGATTTTGCCGCAAGACTTTGACTGGGCCGACAAAGAGAAAAAGGCGGCGGCTTTGAAAGAGTTGACGCATGCTTTGCGGCCATGGACGATCGACTTCCACGTTGCCCAAAACGACGCGACCGTGCACGGCACCGGCAGCCACGACAAAACTGGACGCCACTGCTTGCCCAACGATCCCAACGGCAAGTTGGACATCGCCACCGACGCCGGCTACTGGTTGCGTGACGAGCATGGTGATGTGTTGCAGACCTGCAAGCACATTTGCTGGGACGGGTGCATGTTCCCCAACGACGTCATGCACAAACCTGAGACCTGGAACGAAATCTTGGCAGCGATGCTGAGCGTGCAAGACGCGCACGGCTGGAACGAGTGA
- a CDS encoding WXG100 family type VII secretion target — protein MNQAIGDPDQIRQFASQLARFAEELRQRGTGLSAQMNQLEQSWRDDQQRKFNQEFQDQLRQLQRLVQATDEHVPYLMRKADQLDAYLGR, from the coding sequence ATGAATCAAGCCATCGGTGACCCGGATCAAATTCGCCAGTTCGCATCTCAATTGGCTCGATTCGCGGAGGAGTTGCGGCAACGCGGGACAGGGCTGTCGGCTCAAATGAACCAGCTGGAACAAAGCTGGCGAGACGACCAGCAGAGAAAATTCAATCAAGAATTTCAGGATCAACTGCGGCAACTGCAGCGGTTGGTGCAGGCCACCGACGAGCATGTGCCCTATCTGATGCGGAAAGCAGATCAGTTGGACGCCTACCTGGGACGCTGA
- a CDS encoding tetratricopeptide repeat protein has translation MTAVPANEGSESVTVPTRRQQLEHHLKTCPTDREGYQELAAIYREENRPLQAAKVLRQAHELFPDDMSMLWELEEAQLARSVQQLVEVRDLATRLGNSSADHELERATTDWANCRLKVCRARLARDPSLTYLHMVLGEALYDLERYDEAMEELEPLVDSETHSPGAYLLMGRCQLLLSQDMAAMKSLRQASIRRAVVGPAKTRSAALRLLIDLAERHGLHASLQFYQQSLQAIS, from the coding sequence ATGACCGCCGTTCCCGCCAATGAAGGAAGCGAATCGGTGACCGTGCCGACGCGTCGCCAGCAACTCGAGCACCATCTGAAGACTTGCCCCACGGATCGCGAGGGGTACCAGGAACTGGCCGCGATCTATCGCGAAGAAAATCGTCCCTTGCAGGCGGCGAAAGTCTTGCGTCAGGCACATGAGTTGTTTCCTGACGACATGTCGATGTTGTGGGAATTGGAAGAAGCCCAGTTGGCTCGGTCGGTCCAGCAGTTGGTGGAGGTGCGAGATCTGGCGACTCGGTTGGGGAATTCCTCCGCGGATCATGAGCTGGAACGTGCGACCACGGACTGGGCCAATTGTCGGCTCAAGGTTTGTCGGGCCCGGCTCGCGCGCGATCCTTCGCTGACCTACCTGCACATGGTCCTTGGCGAAGCCCTGTACGACCTGGAACGATACGACGAAGCGATGGAGGAGTTGGAACCGCTGGTGGATTCTGAAACCCATTCGCCCGGTGCCTACCTGTTGATGGGACGTTGTCAGTTGTTGCTCAGTCAAGACATGGCGGCGATGAAGTCGCTGCGTCAGGCCTCGATCCGGCGTGCGGTGGTCGGTCCTGCGAAAACTCGATCGGCGGCGCTCCGGTTGCTCATTGACTTGGCCGAGCGTCACGGTCTGCATGCCAGTTTGCAATTTTATCAACAATCTCTCCAGGCGATTTCATGA
- a CDS encoding DUF1592 domain-containing protein, protein MGSDSLETVFQDTVQPFLQQNCLQCHDDQSAEGDLDLSVDQNIDDVVKRFRHWAVVLDRLEVGDMPPEDADIQPNAEQRDAVIAWIESLKAAEAKRTSGDPGMVLARRLSSAEYDRTIRDLTGVDIRPAADFPIDPANEAGFDNSGESLTMSPALLKKYLQAARRVAEHMAITPAGLEFAPHPVITETDRDKFCVNRIIDFYRQQNTRVSDHLYVVWKHHQSPTQHSLEELAIQEGVSARYCQLLSELLGEETDESNQVSIGPIFALRTIWKEVAPSNASDSEARQHCENMATFIESLREKLIPDVPNLTAPEMNSGSQSLVLWKNRQFIANRRRFAADQLPPLPELMKTFDPNQLDLPAKDAVVASMQIPESESEQATYAKELDRFCNVFPDQFLVSERARVYLDQKKEKKLKGRFLSAGFHSQMGYFRDDEPLCDLMLTDAQRETLDRLWLELDFVTSAPMRQYAGFIWFDRTDSAFMRDRVFDRYRAEDKDCISEEKVRGLRDTYAEKAERVGASPKALAAIRRYFDDLSQTFRSLEQIREQSEPVQLEAMLQFAERAYRRPLEPTDRDSLLAFYQYLRTEGELDHEESIRDCVVRILMSPHFCYRVDPTHSGPAQSGLSTSASKDSKLPSGVEPLDSHSLANRLSYFLWSSMPDETLMDLASKDRLQDPSVLIEQTGRMLKDDRSQGFLREFMGNWLNFRRFDQHNGVDRERFPTFTDDLRQSMLEEPLRFFTDVIQRDGSVLDLLYADHTFVNRELALHYGVDEQQFDSLLKASASTDGWIKLPDASHVGRGGLLPMGVFLTRNSPGLRTSPVQRGNWVVQRVLGEHVPAPPAEVPELPEDESKLGDLTIREALARHREHPSCAGCHERIDSMGLVFEGYGPVGEMRDADLGGRSIDASVVFPDGGQGDGIEGLRDYIRRDREDDFVEHLCRQLLAYALGRSLQLSDESLVAEMKSNLQANQHRFSSLVETIVTSPAFRNKRVQLASVDSAPSSEPEPSP, encoded by the coding sequence ATGGGTTCCGACTCACTTGAAACCGTGTTCCAAGACACGGTCCAACCGTTCCTGCAGCAGAACTGCTTGCAGTGTCACGACGACCAATCCGCCGAGGGCGACCTGGACCTCAGCGTCGACCAGAACATCGACGATGTCGTCAAACGGTTCCGCCACTGGGCAGTCGTCTTGGATCGCTTGGAAGTGGGTGACATGCCACCCGAAGACGCGGACATCCAACCGAACGCTGAACAGCGCGACGCGGTGATCGCTTGGATCGAATCCCTGAAAGCAGCGGAAGCCAAGCGAACCAGCGGTGACCCAGGAATGGTGCTCGCCCGGCGACTCAGCAGTGCCGAGTACGACCGCACCATCCGCGACCTCACCGGCGTCGACATTCGCCCCGCAGCCGACTTCCCCATCGATCCCGCCAACGAAGCCGGGTTCGACAACTCGGGTGAATCACTGACGATGTCACCGGCGCTGCTCAAGAAGTACCTGCAAGCGGCTCGACGCGTCGCCGAGCACATGGCGATCACGCCCGCAGGGCTCGAATTCGCACCGCACCCCGTGATCACCGAAACCGATCGCGACAAGTTTTGCGTCAATCGCATCATCGATTTCTATCGTCAACAAAACACCCGTGTCTCCGATCACTTGTACGTGGTTTGGAAACACCACCAATCGCCAACGCAACATTCGCTTGAGGAACTGGCGATCCAAGAGGGAGTCAGCGCTCGTTACTGCCAGCTGTTGAGCGAATTGCTGGGCGAAGAAACGGACGAGTCAAACCAAGTGTCCATCGGCCCGATCTTCGCCTTGAGAACGATCTGGAAGGAAGTTGCCCCCTCGAACGCTTCTGATTCCGAAGCCCGACAACATTGTGAAAACATGGCGACCTTCATCGAGTCGCTTCGTGAAAAGCTGATCCCAGACGTCCCCAACTTGACCGCGCCCGAGATGAACTCCGGCTCGCAATCGTTGGTGCTTTGGAAAAACCGCCAATTCATCGCCAATCGACGACGCTTCGCAGCAGATCAACTTCCGCCACTGCCGGAGCTGATGAAGACCTTTGACCCGAATCAGCTTGACCTGCCCGCCAAGGATGCCGTCGTCGCATCCATGCAGATCCCGGAATCGGAATCCGAACAAGCGACCTATGCGAAGGAGCTGGATCGGTTCTGCAACGTGTTTCCGGATCAGTTCTTGGTCTCCGAACGGGCTCGCGTGTACCTGGATCAAAAGAAGGAAAAGAAACTCAAGGGACGATTCTTGAGCGCCGGATTCCACAGCCAAATGGGATACTTCCGCGACGACGAACCGCTTTGCGACTTGATGCTCACCGATGCCCAGCGAGAAACGCTGGATCGACTTTGGTTGGAACTGGACTTCGTCACATCCGCTCCGATGCGTCAGTACGCGGGCTTCATTTGGTTTGACCGCACGGACTCCGCTTTCATGCGAGACCGAGTCTTCGACCGGTACCGCGCTGAAGACAAGGATTGCATCTCGGAAGAAAAGGTCCGTGGCCTACGCGACACCTACGCGGAAAAAGCCGAACGGGTCGGGGCCAGCCCCAAGGCCTTGGCCGCGATTCGGCGTTACTTCGACGACCTGTCCCAAACGTTTCGTTCGCTCGAACAAATTCGTGAACAATCGGAACCCGTTCAGCTCGAGGCGATGCTGCAGTTTGCCGAGCGCGCCTACCGCCGCCCACTCGAACCAACCGACCGAGATTCCTTGCTCGCGTTCTACCAATACTTGCGAACCGAAGGCGAACTGGATCACGAGGAATCCATCCGCGACTGCGTCGTGCGCATCTTGATGTCGCCTCACTTCTGCTATCGCGTCGACCCAACCCACTCCGGCCCAGCCCAATCCGGCCTGAGCACCTCCGCCTCGAAAGACTCGAAGTTGCCCAGCGGCGTTGAACCACTGGATTCCCATTCGCTCGCCAATCGCCTGAGCTACTTCTTGTGGTCAAGCATGCCGGACGAAACGTTGATGGACCTCGCGTCGAAGGATCGACTGCAAGATCCCAGCGTTCTGATTGAACAGACGGGTCGCATGCTGAAGGATGATCGCAGCCAAGGCTTCCTTCGCGAATTCATGGGCAACTGGCTGAACTTCCGTCGCTTTGACCAGCACAACGGCGTTGACCGAGAACGGTTCCCGACATTCACCGACGACTTACGGCAATCGATGTTGGAAGAGCCCCTGCGTTTCTTCACCGACGTGATCCAGCGTGATGGTTCCGTGCTTGATTTGCTGTACGCAGATCACACCTTCGTCAATCGCGAATTGGCGCTGCACTACGGAGTCGACGAACAACAATTCGACTCCCTTCTAAAAGCCTCCGCGTCCACGGATGGTTGGATCAAACTCCCCGATGCGTCCCACGTTGGCCGCGGTGGTTTGCTGCCGATGGGAGTCTTCCTGACTCGCAATTCACCGGGCCTGAGAACCAGCCCCGTGCAGCGGGGCAACTGGGTCGTGCAACGCGTGCTCGGCGAGCACGTTCCGGCTCCTCCGGCCGAAGTCCCTGAGCTTCCCGAAGACGAATCCAAACTGGGCGACCTGACGATTCGCGAGGCGCTCGCTCGACATCGCGAACACCCCAGTTGCGCTGGATGCCACGAACGAATTGACTCGATGGGACTGGTCTTCGAAGGTTACGGCCCCGTCGGTGAAATGCGAGACGCCGACCTGGGTGGACGTTCGATCGACGCCAGCGTTGTGTTCCCCGATGGCGGCCAAGGTGACGGCATCGAAGGCCTGCGAGATTACATCCGCCGCGACCGCGAAGACGATTTTGTCGAACACCTGTGTCGCCAGCTGTTGGCGTACGCTCTCGGGCGATCGCTGCAACTTTCAGATGAATCACTGGTGGCCGAGATGAAATCCAACCTGCAAGCCAACCAGCACCGCTTTTCATCCCTGGTCGAAACGATTGTGACCAGCCCCGCGTTTCGCAACAAACGCGTCCAACTTGCTTCCGTCGACTCCGCCCCTTCCTCCGAACCGGAACCTTCCCCATGA